A genomic window from Chloroflexota bacterium includes:
- a CDS encoding TraR/DksA C4-type zinc finger protein, translated as MYANHRLSKLQLSLEQQHEDLQKRIHQYEEMSRRFGHVEDDLRDLQRRKRKLSEIERALRRLMCGNYGICERCGVPIDPARLEAIPETTLCYKCSARYG; from the coding sequence ATGTACGCCAACCATCGTTTATCTAAGCTTCAGCTGTCTCTGGAACAGCAACATGAAGATCTACAAAAGCGGATTCATCAGTATGAGGAGATGAGCCGCCGGTTTGGTCATGTTGAGGATGATCTAAGGGATCTTCAAAGGAGGAAAAGAAAACTGTCTGAGATAGAACGTGCATTGAGACGCCTGATGTGTGGCAACTACGGGATTTGCGAACGTTGCGGCGTTCCTATTGATCCTGCGAGACTAGAAGCAATCCCAGAGACGACTTTATGCTATAAGTGTAGTGCACGCTACGGATAA